In one Myxococcus xanthus genomic region, the following are encoded:
- a CDS encoding GNAT family N-acetyltransferase produces the protein MQLTSASELPLRTLSTLFARAFEGYFVTVPDAPGLFDARVRSEHISLEESRVARVDGEPVGLVLMARRGRESRVAGMGVVPAWRNRKLGGAMLRPLLEDARARGDTRMLLEVIEQNAPAVTLYERLGFQRVRRLVGFMGTPEPWVGASALEEVDPWECARLLPEGLPWQLAPATVMGLALPARAFRLGPAVAMVADVSAPTLVVRSVGVEPSARGQGAGRRLLGALAARWPGKALAVSAVVPEGPLARFFQGAGLGATPLTQLELELPLEVRS, from the coding sequence ATGCAATTGACTTCCGCGTCGGAACTGCCACTGCGCACCCTCTCCACGCTGTTTGCCCGCGCCTTCGAGGGGTATTTCGTCACCGTGCCCGATGCCCCCGGCCTGTTCGATGCACGCGTGCGCAGTGAGCACATCTCGCTCGAGGAAAGCCGCGTTGCGCGCGTGGACGGGGAGCCCGTGGGGCTCGTGTTGATGGCCCGCCGGGGACGGGAGAGCCGCGTGGCGGGCATGGGGGTGGTGCCCGCCTGGCGGAATCGCAAACTGGGAGGTGCCATGCTGCGCCCACTGCTGGAGGACGCGCGAGCGCGTGGCGACACCCGGATGCTTCTGGAGGTCATTGAACAGAACGCCCCCGCGGTGACGCTCTACGAACGGTTGGGCTTCCAGCGCGTGCGCCGGCTGGTGGGCTTCATGGGGACGCCCGAGCCCTGGGTGGGGGCATCCGCGCTGGAGGAAGTCGACCCGTGGGAGTGCGCGCGGCTGCTTCCCGAAGGATTGCCCTGGCAACTGGCTCCCGCGACAGTCATGGGGTTGGCGTTGCCCGCGCGAGCATTCCGGCTGGGCCCCGCGGTGGCGATGGTGGCGGATGTGTCGGCGCCCACGCTGGTCGTCCGGTCCGTGGGGGTGGAGCCCTCGGCCCGAGGGCAGGGCGCTGGCCGCAGGCTCCTGGGGGCTCTTGCCGCCCGGTGGCCCGGGAAGGCGCTGGCCGTGAGCGCCGTCGTGCCGGAAGGCCCCCTGGCGCGCTTCTTCCAGGGGGCGGGATTGGGGGCGACTCCGCTCACACAACTCGAGTTGGAGCTGCCACTGGAGGTGCGCTCATAG
- a CDS encoding metallophosphoesterase has product MPEPLLVAAVGDIHGRFHRVETWLDALEQARGRRVDLVLAVGDVEAFRRSDDHRRKAAKRAMPAEFAEYADGLRQVKRPLYFIGGNNEDFEALHDLQLGGTLAPNVTYLGRAGVRELCGLRVAYLSGIHAPRFVDQPLKPPSTPDMVKQAGYFRTPEVEQVAELRDVDLMLVHEWPRGIVQRAREENPSPPRPLPSYWIGNPVTRRLVDTVLPKWMLCGHSHKGFAVTLEGPGRPATRIACLDQAARAQESIFWLEYEDRQALRAGWGLSGAISWTAGQRWDMNSLPPLAAEGEGAPAEFGLGEAMPARN; this is encoded by the coding sequence ATGCCGGAACCCCTACTTGTCGCGGCCGTGGGCGACATCCATGGCCGCTTCCACCGTGTGGAGACGTGGCTGGACGCGCTTGAGCAGGCTCGTGGCCGCCGGGTGGACCTGGTGCTGGCGGTGGGCGACGTCGAAGCCTTCCGCCGCTCGGATGACCACCGGCGCAAGGCCGCCAAGCGAGCCATGCCCGCCGAGTTCGCGGAATACGCGGATGGACTCCGGCAAGTGAAGCGGCCCCTGTACTTCATCGGGGGTAACAACGAGGACTTCGAGGCGCTGCACGACCTCCAACTGGGCGGCACGCTGGCGCCGAACGTGACGTACCTGGGCCGAGCCGGGGTTCGCGAGCTGTGCGGACTGCGGGTGGCGTACCTGTCAGGCATCCACGCGCCGCGCTTCGTCGACCAGCCACTGAAGCCACCCTCCACGCCGGACATGGTGAAGCAGGCCGGCTACTTCCGCACGCCGGAGGTCGAACAGGTGGCGGAGCTCCGCGACGTGGACCTGATGCTGGTCCACGAATGGCCGCGAGGCATCGTCCAGCGCGCGCGGGAGGAGAACCCGTCACCGCCAAGGCCGCTCCCCTCTTATTGGATTGGCAATCCCGTGACGCGGCGGCTCGTGGACACGGTGTTGCCGAAGTGGATGCTGTGCGGCCACTCGCACAAGGGCTTCGCGGTGACGCTGGAGGGCCCGGGACGTCCGGCCACCCGCATCGCCTGCCTGGACCAGGCGGCCAGGGCCCAGGAGTCCATCTTCTGGTTGGAGTACGAGGACCGTCAGGCCCTGCGCGCGGGCTGGGGCCTGTCGGGCGCCATCTCGTGGACCGCCGGCCAGCGCTGGGACATGAACTCGCTGCCCCCGCTGGCCGCGGAGGGAGAGGGCGCCCCCGCGGAGTTCGGCCTCGGAGAGGCGATGCCGGCGCGGAACTAG
- a CDS encoding AlkA N-terminal domain-containing protein, producing the protein MNGLDASACYRAMQTRDARFDGRFFTAVRTTRIYCRPICPARTPRFENCTFYPSAAGAQEAGYRPCLRCRPETSPDLAFWRGTSNTVARALALIAEGGLDDDDAGVEELAGRLGVGDRQLRRLFQQHLGASPVAVAQTRRVLFARQLLHETTLPMAEVALASGFRSVRRFNDVFRALYGRPPSALRRSRAPVGDAAAGVTLFIPYQPPYDWEAMLAHLEARALPGLEHIEAGRYRRTVATAGGQGAVEVFRAPGRDGLLATLRLPQVQALPTVVGQVRRVFDVGADMDVIREHLSRDPHLAPLVSLRPGLRAPGGWDGFELAVRAVLGQQVTVAAARGLGARLVAAYGEPAGVASTGDARLMRTFPRPERLAQEDLSSLGMPAARARTLSSLAAAAAADPRLFQPRATLEEAVERFKRIPGIGDWTAQYIALRAVRETDAFPSADVALLRALTGEDGVRPSPDEALRRSAAWSPWRAYAAQHLWAADAARPGPTPHLSRSSSRQRDDDAPTAAFAHGPRPHAHRLDAGRL; encoded by the coding sequence ATGAACGGCTTGGACGCCAGCGCGTGCTACCGCGCGATGCAGACCCGAGATGCCCGCTTCGACGGCCGGTTCTTCACCGCCGTCCGGACGACGCGCATCTATTGCCGGCCCATCTGCCCGGCCCGGACGCCCCGGTTCGAGAACTGCACCTTCTATCCGAGCGCCGCCGGGGCGCAGGAGGCGGGCTACCGGCCCTGCCTGCGCTGCCGCCCGGAGACGTCACCGGACCTCGCCTTCTGGCGGGGCACCTCCAACACCGTCGCCCGGGCCCTGGCGCTCATCGCCGAGGGCGGCCTGGATGACGACGATGCCGGGGTGGAGGAGCTCGCGGGCCGGCTGGGCGTGGGCGACCGGCAGCTGCGGCGGTTGTTCCAGCAGCACCTGGGAGCCTCGCCCGTAGCCGTCGCCCAGACACGGCGTGTGCTGTTCGCCCGGCAGCTCCTGCACGAGACGACCCTGCCCATGGCCGAGGTGGCACTGGCCTCGGGGTTCCGCAGCGTCCGCCGCTTCAACGACGTGTTCCGCGCCCTGTATGGACGGCCTCCCAGCGCGCTCCGCCGGAGCCGAGCCCCGGTGGGCGATGCCGCCGCGGGTGTCACGCTCTTCATCCCCTACCAGCCCCCCTATGACTGGGAAGCGATGCTGGCGCATCTGGAGGCACGGGCCCTACCGGGCCTGGAACACATCGAGGCCGGGCGCTACCGGCGGACCGTGGCGACCGCGGGCGGTCAGGGCGCCGTCGAAGTCTTCCGAGCCCCTGGACGCGACGGGTTGCTCGCGACGCTCCGCCTCCCCCAGGTTCAGGCCCTGCCCACGGTGGTGGGGCAGGTCCGGCGCGTCTTCGACGTGGGCGCGGACATGGACGTCATCCGGGAACACCTGTCCCGCGACCCGCACCTCGCTCCGCTGGTGTCCCTGCGGCCGGGACTGCGAGCGCCGGGAGGCTGGGACGGCTTCGAGCTCGCGGTCCGGGCCGTGTTGGGACAGCAAGTCACGGTCGCCGCGGCGCGCGGACTCGGGGCGCGGCTGGTCGCGGCGTATGGCGAGCCCGCCGGTGTCGCATCGACGGGAGACGCCCGGCTGATGCGCACCTTTCCCCGGCCGGAGAGACTGGCGCAGGAGGACTTGAGCTCGCTCGGCATGCCCGCCGCCAGGGCACGGACCCTGTCGAGCCTGGCCGCGGCGGCCGCAGCGGACCCGAGGCTGTTCCAGCCACGCGCCACGCTGGAGGAGGCCGTCGAACGCTTCAAACGCATCCCCGGCATCGGAGATTGGACGGCGCAGTACATCGCGCTGCGCGCCGTGCGCGAAACGGATGCCTTCCCTTCGGCGGATGTCGCACTGCTGCGTGCGCTCACGGGCGAGGATGGCGTGCGGCCTTCTCCAGATGAAGCGCTCCGCCGCTCCGCGGCCTGGAGCCCCTGGCGTGCCTATGCAGCACAGCACCTCTGGGCCGCGGATGCCGCCCGGCCCGGACCCACACCCCACCTTTCCCGTTCCTCCTCGCGACAGAGAGATGACGATGCCCCCACCGCTGCGTTTGCTCATGGACCGCGCCCCCACGCCCATCGGCTCGATGCTGGTCGTCTGTGA
- a CDS encoding phosphatase PAP2 family protein — translation MLPAVRLPYRAFAVAVLLSVVPFAPAAAQDGSDEPRLHELRFDWTRDGVSTGVAGVLWISSEAFFKDNLAPAQCRWCDRAPDGTDRLNRLDRWGRGIVGSTPSARKRAHNWSNIIGFGALPAGVLGIQYAMGHGSGAPTRYFAQDATIIVQSAVFASLANQTVKFIAGRERPFVHVLPEDQKGLTDHPSDNNLSFYSGHTNLAFSLVVSAGTVAALRGYKHQAWLWAVGLPVATSVGLLRMGADKHYLTDVATGALLGSAFGVAVPLLLHGRKGEASPDIQSGQIQMAPVASARMMGISGTF, via the coding sequence ATGCTGCCAGCCGTGCGCCTTCCTTATCGAGCGTTTGCCGTTGCCGTCCTTCTGAGCGTCGTCCCCTTCGCCCCCGCCGCCGCGCAAGACGGCTCGGACGAGCCGCGGCTCCATGAGCTCCGCTTCGACTGGACCCGGGATGGCGTCAGCACCGGCGTGGCGGGCGTGCTGTGGATTTCCAGTGAGGCGTTCTTCAAAGACAACCTGGCCCCGGCGCAGTGCCGCTGGTGCGACCGCGCGCCGGATGGGACGGACCGCCTCAACCGGCTGGACCGCTGGGGACGCGGCATCGTCGGGTCGACGCCGTCCGCCCGCAAACGGGCCCACAACTGGAGCAACATCATCGGCTTCGGCGCGCTGCCGGCGGGAGTGCTCGGCATCCAGTACGCCATGGGCCATGGCTCGGGCGCTCCGACTCGCTACTTCGCCCAGGACGCCACCATCATCGTCCAGAGCGCGGTGTTCGCCTCCCTGGCGAACCAGACGGTGAAGTTCATCGCCGGCCGCGAGCGCCCCTTCGTCCACGTGCTGCCCGAGGACCAGAAGGGCCTCACCGACCACCCCAGCGACAACAACCTGTCCTTCTACAGCGGCCACACCAACCTCGCCTTCTCGCTGGTGGTGTCCGCGGGCACCGTCGCCGCGCTGCGCGGCTACAAGCACCAGGCGTGGCTCTGGGCGGTGGGCCTGCCCGTGGCCACCTCCGTGGGCCTGCTGCGCATGGGCGCCGACAAGCACTACCTCACGGACGTGGCCACCGGCGCATTGCTCGGCTCGGCGTTCGGCGTCGCCGTGCCCCTGCTGCTCCATGGCCGGAAGGGCGAGGCCTCGCCGGACATCCAGTCAGGGCAGATCCAGATGGCGCCCGTGGCCAGCGCGCGGATGATGGGCATCTCCGGCACCTTCTAG
- a CDS encoding PD-(D/E)XK nuclease family protein, with translation MPFRSGHTLHVYPDAGRRQAALRAMGDASGLSVGAHLLTWEEMLQALGGARELNRRPCPAVAARAVVASLGLELGPTPFGDYVREPAFARAALDVVLDLKAGRLSARELQDAVEILPQERRTRIRVIARLYHLYEQRMAELCLADREDVLRGAREALGRGAWPVGWEGLSTLVLHGVYDVRPSGLELLLALAAACESRRVTLRVETPVGGSPAADAALTALFRAFENRGDSMTHVDLFKADVTFEGRPFIDLGRHLFSPRAPRDVLKDAVPSLRVWNAATARDEARLLARDVRRLLAEGVAPGDIAVAYRELGPEAGWLAESLGELGVPVRLPWGEPLGLAGPVRLALDLPLLVEDGFPVERMAELMGSRYAPKLSRGGPDAPATLFAQAAVRDDRLGAVRGRGAYDVRLDGLARRLLALNGTRKAQDSTRVDAVKLLRERCLLLVEACRRIPEEGTAAELLAAWWQVVERLGLVDSEGALAPREEGGLGARAADARARDDAAREALRLRVQGLTRMMKAVGGGPKMRRRTFGRWLRDAMADAHLPPRGPRGAAVEVLDVAELPGRSFQDLFLAGLTEGRFPGRDAPSPLLADAERAALNKHLGRDVFRLTGGEFDERAAWRLTEDRLLFASALAAAEANVSLSFAVESAGGQEQVPSAFLEEVRRLTALKWEPRSLSPIPPLDEVLTESELRRCVALEALSQPKLRVTEPDAAAAVLRRRFAPEAWYAGARELSEVEMERLFFFGDPKVQPGPYSGSVDLDTQRESLRETFRFDITRPLSASALARFGNCGFQGFLSYGLKVAEPDVPGEEFDARGRGTFWHKVVEEVFAALKEKQLLGKAPEEVPDEVLDAALKAAIKDFERVHHVGHPELWKLAHERARAMARRILVDERRGLPFDTMTPENFEFRFGPAARDDKWSNVVLHAGEEPVYFEGTIDRLDKSGGEVGVIDYKSGRLDKRSLKERLLTSDFQLPLYLYAARESGHTEARQAAWFSLRTGMAIRLSEVISDAELDELLSKDPEVRAKVAEKEGLNLPNAVEALVGTLRQGQFAARPQDCGTCGYRAVCRITDRRITEDGG, from the coding sequence ATGCCCTTTCGCTCTGGCCACACCCTCCACGTGTACCCCGACGCCGGCCGGCGTCAGGCCGCGTTGCGGGCCATGGGCGACGCCAGCGGGTTGAGTGTGGGCGCGCACCTGCTGACCTGGGAGGAGATGCTGCAGGCGCTGGGCGGCGCGCGGGAGCTCAACCGGCGTCCATGCCCGGCGGTGGCGGCGCGAGCGGTGGTGGCCTCCCTGGGATTGGAGCTGGGGCCCACACCTTTCGGCGACTATGTGCGAGAGCCCGCCTTCGCGCGCGCCGCGCTGGACGTGGTGCTGGACCTGAAGGCCGGGCGCCTGTCCGCTCGGGAGCTTCAGGACGCGGTGGAAATCCTGCCCCAGGAGCGCAGGACGCGAATCCGCGTGATTGCGCGCCTGTACCACCTGTACGAACAGCGGATGGCGGAGCTCTGTCTCGCCGACCGCGAGGACGTGCTGCGCGGTGCACGCGAGGCGCTGGGCCGAGGCGCGTGGCCCGTGGGGTGGGAGGGGCTGAGCACGCTCGTGCTGCACGGCGTGTACGACGTGAGGCCCTCGGGGCTGGAGTTGTTGCTGGCGTTGGCGGCGGCGTGCGAGTCCCGTCGGGTGACGTTGCGCGTGGAGACACCGGTGGGTGGCTCGCCCGCGGCGGACGCGGCGCTGACGGCGCTGTTCCGCGCCTTCGAGAACCGCGGCGATTCCATGACGCACGTGGACCTCTTCAAGGCGGACGTCACCTTCGAAGGCCGGCCTTTCATCGACCTGGGGCGCCACCTCTTCTCACCCCGGGCGCCGCGCGACGTGTTGAAGGACGCGGTGCCGTCCCTGCGCGTGTGGAACGCGGCCACGGCCCGTGACGAGGCGCGTCTGTTGGCCCGGGACGTGCGGCGCTTGCTGGCCGAAGGCGTGGCGCCCGGCGACATCGCGGTGGCGTACCGCGAACTGGGGCCCGAGGCCGGCTGGCTCGCGGAGTCGCTGGGAGAGCTGGGCGTGCCGGTGCGTCTACCCTGGGGCGAGCCGCTGGGGCTCGCTGGGCCCGTGCGTCTGGCGCTGGACCTGCCGCTGCTGGTGGAGGATGGCTTCCCGGTCGAGCGCATGGCGGAGTTGATGGGCAGCCGCTACGCGCCAAAGCTGTCACGCGGTGGACCGGATGCGCCCGCGACGCTCTTTGCCCAGGCCGCCGTGCGTGATGACCGGCTGGGCGCGGTGCGAGGCCGGGGCGCCTACGACGTGCGCTTGGACGGGCTGGCCCGGCGGCTGCTCGCGCTCAACGGTACGCGCAAGGCGCAGGACAGCACCCGCGTCGACGCCGTGAAGCTGCTGCGTGAGCGCTGTCTGCTGTTGGTGGAAGCCTGCCGCCGCATTCCCGAAGAAGGCACCGCCGCGGAGTTGCTCGCGGCGTGGTGGCAGGTGGTGGAGCGGCTGGGCCTCGTGGATTCGGAGGGCGCGTTGGCGCCGCGCGAGGAGGGTGGGTTGGGCGCGCGCGCGGCGGATGCGCGGGCTCGGGACGATGCCGCGCGCGAAGCGCTCCGCCTGCGGGTGCAGGGCCTGACGCGGATGATGAAGGCGGTGGGCGGCGGACCGAAGATGCGCCGCCGGACGTTTGGCCGTTGGCTGCGTGACGCGATGGCGGATGCGCACCTGCCTCCGCGCGGGCCCCGTGGCGCCGCCGTCGAGGTGCTCGACGTGGCCGAGTTGCCGGGCCGTTCCTTCCAGGACCTCTTCCTCGCGGGGCTGACGGAAGGCCGCTTCCCCGGGCGTGACGCACCGTCTCCGTTGCTGGCGGACGCGGAGCGCGCCGCGCTCAACAAGCATCTGGGCCGCGACGTCTTCCGGCTCACGGGCGGCGAGTTCGACGAGCGCGCGGCGTGGCGCCTCACCGAAGACCGCCTGCTGTTCGCCAGCGCACTTGCTGCCGCCGAGGCGAACGTCAGCCTGTCCTTCGCGGTGGAGTCCGCGGGCGGTCAGGAGCAGGTGCCATCGGCGTTCCTGGAAGAGGTGCGCCGGCTCACCGCGCTGAAGTGGGAGCCGCGCTCGCTGTCACCCATTCCACCGCTGGACGAAGTGCTCACCGAGTCCGAGCTGCGCCGCTGCGTGGCGCTGGAAGCCCTGTCCCAGCCCAAGCTGCGCGTCACCGAACCCGATGCGGCGGCCGCGGTGCTTCGGCGCCGCTTCGCACCCGAAGCCTGGTATGCGGGCGCGCGCGAGCTGTCCGAAGTGGAGATGGAGCGCCTGTTCTTCTTCGGCGATCCGAAAGTGCAGCCCGGCCCGTACTCCGGCTCGGTGGACCTCGACACGCAGCGCGAGTCCCTGCGCGAGACGTTCCGGTTCGACATCACCCGGCCGCTCTCCGCGTCTGCGCTGGCGCGCTTCGGCAACTGCGGCTTCCAGGGCTTCCTTTCGTATGGCCTGAAGGTGGCCGAGCCGGACGTGCCGGGCGAGGAGTTCGACGCCCGGGGCCGCGGCACCTTCTGGCACAAGGTGGTGGAGGAGGTCTTCGCGGCCCTGAAGGAGAAGCAGTTGTTGGGCAAGGCGCCGGAGGAGGTTCCGGACGAGGTGCTGGACGCCGCGCTCAAGGCCGCCATCAAGGACTTCGAGCGCGTGCACCACGTGGGACATCCGGAGCTATGGAAGCTGGCGCATGAGCGGGCCCGAGCGATGGCTCGCCGCATCCTCGTGGACGAGCGGCGCGGCCTGCCCTTCGACACGATGACGCCGGAGAACTTCGAGTTCCGCTTCGGCCCCGCCGCCCGTGACGACAAGTGGAGCAACGTCGTCCTTCACGCGGGCGAGGAGCCCGTGTACTTCGAGGGCACCATCGACCGGCTCGACAAGTCGGGCGGCGAGGTGGGCGTCATCGACTACAAGTCGGGCCGGCTGGACAAGCGCTCGCTGAAGGAGCGGCTGCTGACGTCCGACTTCCAGCTCCCGCTGTACCTCTACGCGGCGCGCGAGAGCGGCCATACGGAAGCGCGGCAGGCCGCGTGGTTCTCCTTGCGCACGGGCATGGCCATCCGCCTGTCCGAGGTCATCTCCGACGCGGAGCTGGACGAGCTGCTGTCGAAGGACCCCGAGGTCCGCGCGAAGGTGGCGGAGAAGGAAGGCCTCAACCTGCCCAACGCCGTGGAGGCGCTGGTGGGCACGCTGCGGCAGGGCCAGTTCGCCGCGCGGCCCCAGGACTGCGGGACGTGTGGCTATCGCGCGGTGTGTCGGATTACGGACAGGCGCATCACGGAGGACGGGGGATGA
- the ogt gene encoding methylated-DNA--[protein]-cysteine S-methyltransferase, with product MDRAPTPIGSMLVVCDEAGSLRALDWEEYEPRMLRLLRLHYGVNGYVLEPASDPFGRTTAMQTYLRGDVSVIDSLPVATAGTPFQREVWRALRDIPAGATTSYGQLAQRIGRPKAVRAVGMANGANPIGVVVPCHRVVGANASLTGYGGGLERKQWLLDHERRHASRGTTRPPTR from the coding sequence ATGGACCGCGCCCCCACGCCCATCGGCTCGATGCTGGTCGTCTGTGACGAAGCGGGCAGCCTGCGCGCGCTCGACTGGGAGGAGTACGAGCCCCGGATGCTCCGGCTGCTGCGGCTCCACTACGGCGTGAACGGCTACGTGCTCGAGCCCGCGAGCGACCCCTTCGGCAGGACGACCGCGATGCAGACCTATCTGCGCGGAGACGTCAGCGTCATCGACTCGTTGCCCGTGGCCACCGCGGGTACGCCATTCCAGCGAGAAGTCTGGCGCGCGCTGCGTGACATCCCCGCGGGCGCCACCACGAGCTACGGCCAACTGGCCCAGCGAATCGGCCGCCCCAAGGCCGTGCGCGCCGTGGGGATGGCCAACGGCGCCAACCCGATTGGCGTGGTGGTCCCCTGCCACCGGGTGGTGGGGGCCAACGCCTCGCTGACGGGCTACGGCGGTGGACTGGAGCGCAAGCAGTGGCTGCTCGACCACGAGCGCCGCCATGCATCGCGCGGGACGACGCGGCCACCAACGCGCTGA